From the Flavobacterium galactosidilyticum genome, one window contains:
- a CDS encoding phage integrase SAM-like domain-containing protein codes for MASINFRLRSNANKNVSIKVYTSLGRGNMIEVSTGFTINPKDWSETTDRPKQNNPENKVIFNNLKKLESFLFESINTDMGESVVIDTFWLDAKINECFKRVVKNDTGLLVSHIQYIIDNANTRKVKTNGGFKIGLSSSTIKNYTLFRNIFFEYQTKIKKQIQFIEVTKPFVDKFTNWLVNDKKYSTNYAGKQLEILKTVCIDAEKHEIPVTPYSKTIQHFRESETDRYIQTLSFGELEQIKNVDLSNAEQLKEFKTSNPELTKGISITPETLNNARNWVLIGCEIGQRGGDLLKITNENIRYKGTTIYIDIIQQKTNKSVTIGIIAPHVIDIIENHLPKEVPHQKLNDYVKVVCKLAGINEIVKGTKLNTETNRKELGMYPKHELIASHCFRRSFATNYYKKIPTAVLIGITGHSKESLFLTYINQREDKDSNADLFMKFYNDLHKDKQPQLKVIKNGTND; via the coding sequence ATGGCATCAATTAATTTCAGATTGCGAAGTAACGCAAACAAAAATGTTTCAATAAAAGTTTACACCTCACTTGGGCGTGGTAATATGATTGAAGTAAGCACGGGTTTTACTATAAACCCGAAAGACTGGAGCGAAACGACCGACCGCCCAAAGCAAAACAACCCCGAAAACAAAGTAATATTTAACAACCTCAAAAAACTGGAATCATTCCTTTTTGAAAGTATTAATACAGATATGGGCGAAAGTGTTGTAATTGATACTTTTTGGCTAGATGCAAAAATTAACGAATGTTTCAAACGTGTAGTAAAAAACGATACGGGTTTGTTGGTTAGTCATATTCAGTACATAATCGATAATGCAAACACTCGCAAAGTAAAAACTAATGGGGGTTTTAAAATTGGATTAAGTTCTAGTACAATAAAAAACTATACTCTTTTCAGAAACATATTTTTTGAATATCAAACCAAAATCAAAAAGCAAATTCAATTTATTGAAGTTACAAAGCCATTTGTTGACAAGTTTACAAATTGGCTCGTTAACGATAAAAAATATTCCACCAACTATGCGGGCAAACAATTAGAGATTTTGAAAACGGTTTGCATTGATGCAGAGAAACACGAAATACCAGTAACACCGTATTCAAAAACAATCCAACACTTTCGAGAAAGTGAAACGGATAGATACATACAAACTTTGTCGTTTGGGGAACTGGAACAAATTAAAAATGTGGATTTGTCCAATGCGGAACAACTCAAAGAATTTAAAACATCAAACCCCGAACTAACAAAAGGTATTTCGATAACCCCCGAAACTTTAAACAACGCTCGAAACTGGGTTTTGATAGGTTGTGAGATTGGACAACGTGGCGGGGATTTATTAAAAATCACAAACGAGAATATTCGATATAAGGGGACAACTATTTACATTGACATAATCCAACAGAAAACAAATAAAAGCGTAACAATCGGGATTATTGCCCCGCACGTTATCGACATAATCGAAAACCATTTACCAAAAGAAGTGCCACACCAAAAACTAAACGATTACGTGAAAGTCGTTTGCAAATTAGCAGGAATTAACGAGATTGTTAAGGGTACAAAACTAAACACCGAAACCAACCGCAAAGAACTAGGAATGTACCCAAAGCACGAATTAATCGCCTCACATTGTTTTAGGCGTTCCTTTGCTACCAACTATTATAAAAAAATACCCACCGCCGTATTAATCGGAATAACTGGACACTCTAAAGAAAGTTTATTTTTAACCTACATAAACCAACGAGAAGACAAAGACAGTAACGCCGATTTATTTATGAAGTTTTACAACGACCTACACAAAGACAAACAACCTCAACTAAAAGTAATTAAAAACGGAACAAATGACTAA